A section of the Alkalihalobacillus sp. LMS39 genome encodes:
- the ezrA gene encoding septation ring formation regulator EzrA, which translates to MNYSYIIYGIIVVIIIFVVYGALSRRKIYAEVDRIEAWKIKILNKPVTEEISKVKGLIMSGETEEKFEQWRNDWDHVVGNVLPDIEEGLFDAEEHANKYRFKKAKVILQQLRQDLTDIETQLELMMEDIQLLITSEEQNRSEISDTKEQFIDVKRYFTIHRSSFGQATDILQERVEKLEESLEAFDEATKQGNYINARQILQDTKVELEFVHKMLVEIPKYLEELTQTIPTDIEEVRNGIIEMEQSGYPLGEFSFEAQVEELTEKCQEQLVKIQQLQLEEITKEVEEINTTIESIYEKMEAEVQAKQQVETKLTTIGQLVLETKEKLTIHDEELAVVKQSYRIEAEEAKTHAQLSERLGNVMTSIETVDETVEQKPFSVLLQQLMETEQQLLQLNGSIDESQLHLTTLRKDELKAKQALKELKHKILEGKRVIQKSNVPGLPLQLLEELQTSEKNLYAALLKVEEIPIEMHVVNVKVAEVTEQISHLDEMVKETINNAYLAERIIQYGNRYRSKSEAFEQQLAEAEDAFRSYYYEEAIEIAKEAIMQYEPNVMDKVQHFLNEDEKILIQS; encoded by the coding sequence ATGAATTATTCGTATATAATATATGGTATTATTGTTGTCATCATTATATTTGTAGTGTACGGAGCACTTTCAAGGAGAAAAATATATGCAGAAGTAGACCGCATTGAAGCGTGGAAAATAAAAATATTAAACAAACCAGTTACAGAGGAAATTTCAAAAGTAAAAGGTTTAATTATGTCAGGGGAAACAGAAGAAAAATTTGAACAATGGCGCAATGATTGGGACCATGTTGTAGGTAATGTTCTTCCTGATATTGAAGAAGGTTTATTCGATGCTGAGGAGCATGCAAACAAGTATCGATTTAAAAAAGCGAAGGTCATTCTACAGCAACTTCGTCAAGATTTAACAGATATTGAAACTCAATTAGAGTTAATGATGGAAGATATACAGTTGCTTATTACGAGTGAAGAACAAAATCGAAGTGAGATTTCAGATACGAAAGAACAATTTATTGATGTGAAACGGTACTTTACGATCCATAGAAGCTCATTTGGACAAGCGACAGATATTCTTCAAGAACGAGTAGAAAAGTTGGAAGAATCACTAGAGGCATTTGATGAAGCGACAAAACAAGGCAATTACATTAATGCAAGACAAATTTTACAAGATACAAAAGTAGAATTAGAATTTGTTCACAAGATGTTAGTTGAAATTCCGAAATATTTAGAGGAATTAACTCAAACGATTCCAACCGATATAGAAGAAGTAAGAAATGGAATTATAGAGATGGAACAATCGGGATATCCACTCGGTGAGTTTTCATTCGAAGCTCAAGTTGAAGAGTTGACTGAAAAATGTCAAGAGCAATTAGTAAAAATTCAACAGTTACAGTTAGAAGAAATAACAAAAGAAGTTGAAGAAATTAATACGACAATCGAAAGTATTTATGAAAAAATGGAAGCTGAAGTACAAGCGAAGCAACAAGTGGAAACAAAGTTGACGACTATTGGTCAGTTGGTCTTAGAAACAAAAGAAAAGCTGACCATTCACGATGAAGAATTAGCTGTTGTGAAACAAAGTTATCGAATTGAAGCAGAAGAAGCAAAAACACATGCACAACTGTCAGAACGATTAGGAAATGTAATGACAAGTATCGAAACGGTTGACGAGACAGTTGAACAGAAGCCGTTTTCTGTACTTTTGCAGCAATTAATGGAAACAGAACAACAGCTATTACAATTAAATGGAAGTATAGATGAAAGTCAACTTCATTTAACGACACTTAGAAAAGATGAATTAAAAGCAAAACAAGCACTTAAAGAATTAAAGCACAAAATATTAGAAGGAAAAAGAGTGATTCAAAAAAGTAATGTTCCAGGTTTACCGCTGCAACTGCTTGAAGAACTGCAAACATCCGAAAAAAACTTATATGCTGCTTTATTGAAAGTTGAAGAAATTCCTATTGAAATGCATGTTGTAAATGTAAAAGTAGCTGAGGTGACGGAGCAAATTTCTCATTTGGATGAAATGGTGAAAGAAACAATAAATAATGCTTATCTTGCCGAACGAATCATTCAATATGGAAACCGGTATAGAAGTAAGTCCGAAGCTTTCGAGCAACAATTAGCAGAAGCTGAAGATGCATTTCGAAGTTACTACTATGAAGAAGCAATTGAAATCGCAAAAGAAGCGATTATGCAGTATGAACCAAATGTAATGGACAAAGTACAACATTTTTTAAACGAAGATGAAAAAATACTAATTCAAAGCTAA
- the hisJ gene encoding histidinol-phosphatase HisJ yields the protein MHVYDGHIHSPFCPHGSNDPFEKYIEEAIALHLRGITFTEHAPLPESFVDPTPLQDSAMAKADLPLYLTQLQTLKEKYEGKIQINIGLEVDYIEGYEKETSHFLNEYGPFLDDCILSVHFLKINDTYHCIDYSPDAFSRIISEVGTVDKVYELYFNTVLTSIHADLGIYKPNRIGHISLVHKFQKMFQPAFSHRKQMLLVLDAIKQANMSLDINSAGLGKPLCQEQYPPHDIVEEAIKRQIPLVYGSDAHQAKALAQAPMLSYPFESLA from the coding sequence ATGCATGTATATGATGGCCATATCCATTCCCCATTTTGTCCTCATGGATCAAATGACCCCTTTGAAAAGTATATTGAAGAGGCAATCGCTTTACACTTAAGGGGGATTACATTTACCGAACATGCCCCATTGCCTGAATCGTTTGTCGATCCAACACCATTACAGGATAGCGCGATGGCAAAAGCTGATTTACCACTTTATTTAACACAATTGCAAACATTAAAAGAAAAGTATGAAGGAAAAATTCAAATTAACATCGGTCTCGAAGTCGATTACATTGAGGGCTACGAAAAGGAAACCTCCCATTTTCTTAATGAGTACGGCCCGTTTCTTGATGATTGTATATTATCTGTCCACTTTTTAAAAATAAATGACACATACCATTGTATCGATTATAGTCCTGATGCATTTTCAAGGATAATTTCAGAGGTAGGAACTGTGGATAAAGTGTATGAACTTTATTTCAATACGGTTTTAACATCGATTCATGCTGACCTTGGAATTTACAAGCCTAATCGTATTGGACATATCTCGCTTGTTCATAAGTTTCAAAAGATGTTTCAACCGGCATTCTCTCATCGAAAACAAATGTTACTCGTTTTAGATGCCATCAAACAAGCAAATATGTCACTTGATATTAATAGCGCAGGATTGGGTAAACCTTTGTGTCAAGAACAATACCCCCCTCACGATATTGTAGAGGAGGCAATAAAACGCCAAATTCCGCTTGTTTATGGTTCTGATGCACACCAAGCAAAAGCATTGGCACAAGCGCCAATGCTCTCTTATCCGTTCGAATCTTTAGCTTGA
- a CDS encoding GAF domain-containing protein, with product MFSVELYKGPIEEQYTLVTKQLKALIEDEHDQIANLANASALLHHFLKDINWVGFYLYKEGELVLGPFNGLPACVRIPLERGVCGTAAAKRETLRVADVHEFPGHIACDAASNSEIVIPLLKNNELIGVLDIDSPIKNRFSEVDEKYLEAFVKELCTHL from the coding sequence ATGTTTAGCGTCGAATTATATAAAGGTCCAATCGAAGAGCAATACACACTTGTAACCAAACAACTTAAAGCGTTAATTGAAGATGAGCACGACCAAATTGCAAACTTAGCAAATGCTTCTGCTTTGCTACACCATTTTCTAAAAGACATTAATTGGGTAGGGTTTTATTTATACAAAGAAGGAGAGTTAGTCCTCGGTCCATTTAACGGTCTTCCAGCTTGTGTTAGAATCCCGTTAGAGCGTGGGGTCTGTGGTACCGCAGCAGCCAAACGAGAAACACTTCGAGTTGCAGACGTGCATGAATTTCCTGGTCACATTGCTTGCGATGCAGCTTCAAATTCTGAAATAGTCATTCCTTTACTTAAAAATAACGAGTTAATTGGCGTATTAGATATTGATAGCCCCATAAAAAATCGGTTTTCAGAGGTGGACGAAAAATACTTAGAAGCTTTTGTTAAAGAGCTTTGCACGCATTTATAA
- the refZ gene encoding forespore capture DNA-binding protein RefZ, with translation MKSDKDGTKQKVIDAAISLFNVQGYSGTSIRNICERADVNPALVSYYFGGKKGLLEHLMTSFFEDYLNAIEQQNTNGSARDLLIETLRQALYYQQSKHDIARFVHREITLDTMLVREVMSTYLMKEKHVYYEIIKKGMDKLEFKKQPIDFIIIQIRGMVTLPFLHPQYIREVHHLIPHEEYFILHYIDYLTTWIDQYLCERHTTEESLASS, from the coding sequence ATGAAATCTGATAAAGATGGCACGAAACAAAAAGTTATTGATGCGGCGATATCACTATTTAATGTCCAAGGGTATAGTGGCACTTCCATTCGTAACATTTGTGAACGTGCAGATGTGAATCCCGCACTTGTCTCTTATTATTTTGGTGGAAAAAAAGGTTTATTGGAGCATTTGATGACATCTTTTTTTGAAGACTATTTAAATGCGATTGAACAACAAAATACAAATGGAAGTGCTCGTGATCTCCTCATTGAAACATTACGTCAAGCCTTGTATTATCAACAAAGTAAACACGATATTGCTCGGTTCGTTCATCGTGAAATTACACTGGATACAATGTTAGTTAGAGAAGTGATGAGTACGTATCTTATGAAAGAAAAACATGTGTATTATGAAATTATAAAAAAAGGGATGGACAAGCTAGAATTTAAAAAACAACCAATCGATTTTATAATCATCCAAATACGAGGAATGGTGACATTGCCTTTTTTACATCCTCAATATATTCGAGAAGTCCATCATTTAATTCCACATGAAGAATATTTCATTTTACATTATATTGACTATTTAACAACATGGATTGACCAATACTTATGCGAGCGCCACACAACAGAAGAATCTTTAGCGTCAAGCTAA
- the rpsD gene encoding 30S ribosomal protein S4 produces the protein MARYTGPSWKLSRRLGISLSGTGKELEKRPYAPGQHGPNQRKKISEYGTQLQEKQKLRHMFGVNERQFRRIFNDAGKMPGIHGENFMILLESRLDNLVYRLGLARTRRAARQLVNHGHITVDGGRVDIPSYRVKPGQTISVREKSRNLDIVKEAVESNDFVPGYLTFNADSLEGTYTRFPERSELPAEITEALIVEFYSR, from the coding sequence ATGGCTCGATATACTGGTCCATCATGGAAATTATCACGTCGCTTAGGGATTTCTTTAAGCGGAACAGGAAAAGAATTAGAGAAGCGTCCTTACGCTCCAGGACAACATGGTCCTAACCAACGTAAAAAAATCTCTGAATACGGTACTCAATTACAAGAAAAGCAAAAGCTTCGTCATATGTTCGGAGTAAACGAGCGTCAATTCCGTCGTATCTTTAATGATGCAGGAAAAATGCCTGGGATCCACGGGGAAAACTTCATGATCCTATTAGAATCTCGTCTTGACAACCTTGTTTACCGTTTAGGATTAGCTCGCACTCGTCGTGCCGCTCGTCAATTAGTAAACCATGGACACATTACAGTTGATGGTGGACGTGTAGATATTCCGTCTTACCGCGTAAAACCAGGACAAACAATTTCTGTTCGTGAGAAGTCAAGAAACCTTGATATCGTTAAAGAAGCTGTTGAATCAAACGATTTCGTACCAGGTTATCTTACTTTTAACGCAGATTCTCTTGAAGGAACATACACTCGTTTCCCAGAGCGTTCTGAGTTACCAGCTGAAATCACTGAAGCATTAATCGTCGAGTTCTACTCACGTTAA
- the tyrS gene encoding tyrosine--tRNA ligase, protein MTLLEELQYRGLVNQVTDEQGLTEQLEKGNITLYCGFDPTGDSLHIGHLLTILTLRRFQLAGHKPLALVGGATGLIGDPSGKKAERTLNTTDIVQQWSDRIKGQLEQFLDFEGEYAAKTVNNFDWIGSLSVIPFLRDVGKHFGLNYMLAKDSVESRIQSGISFTEFSYMILQSYDFLTLYENENCRLQIGGSDQWGNITAGLELIRRATEDEKAKAFGFTIPLVTKSDGTKFGKTEGGAIWLDAAKTTPYEFYQFLINTDDRDVIKFIKYFTFLSKEEIEELEKEMETAPEKRVAHKKLAEEVTKIVHGEEALQQAIRISEALFSGAISSLSAEEIQQGFKDVPSYECGEEEISLLDLLIAAKISPSKRQGREDIQNGAVYINGDRCTDLEKVVSAEDKIDNQFTIIRRGKKKYFLIKW, encoded by the coding sequence ATGACATTATTGGAAGAATTACAATATCGTGGATTAGTAAACCAAGTAACAGATGAACAAGGATTAACAGAGCAATTAGAAAAAGGAAATATTACATTATATTGTGGTTTTGACCCAACAGGAGATAGTCTTCATATCGGTCATCTTTTAACAATCTTAACATTGCGCAGGTTCCAGTTGGCTGGGCATAAACCACTTGCTTTAGTAGGTGGAGCAACAGGATTAATCGGAGATCCGAGTGGAAAAAAAGCAGAAAGAACATTGAATACAACCGATATTGTTCAACAATGGAGCGATCGGATTAAAGGACAGCTCGAGCAGTTTCTTGATTTTGAAGGAGAATATGCGGCGAAAACGGTAAACAATTTTGATTGGATTGGATCTCTAAGTGTGATTCCATTTTTACGGGATGTTGGAAAACATTTCGGACTAAACTACATGCTTGCGAAAGACTCTGTTGAATCTAGAATTCAATCAGGTATTTCCTTTACGGAATTTAGTTATATGATTTTACAGTCTTATGATTTCTTAACATTATATGAAAATGAGAATTGTCGCCTTCAAATTGGGGGAAGTGACCAATGGGGAAACATCACTGCTGGATTAGAACTGATTAGAAGAGCAACAGAAGATGAAAAAGCGAAAGCATTCGGTTTTACTATTCCACTTGTCACAAAAAGTGACGGAACTAAGTTTGGAAAAACAGAGGGTGGTGCCATTTGGTTAGATGCAGCAAAAACAACACCTTATGAGTTTTATCAGTTTTTAATTAATACGGATGACCGTGATGTCATTAAATTCATTAAATACTTTACTTTCTTGTCTAAAGAAGAAATTGAAGAACTAGAAAAGGAAATGGAAACTGCACCTGAAAAACGTGTAGCCCATAAAAAGCTAGCAGAAGAGGTAACAAAAATTGTTCATGGAGAGGAAGCGTTACAGCAAGCGATTCGGATTTCAGAAGCGTTGTTTAGTGGAGCGATTTCTTCTTTATCTGCTGAGGAGATACAACAAGGATTTAAAGATGTACCATCGTACGAATGTGGTGAAGAGGAAATCTCTTTGTTAGATTTATTAATCGCAGCGAAAATTTCTCCATCGAAGCGCCAGGGGCGTGAAGATATTCAAAATGGTGCCGTCTATATAAATGGGGACCGTTGTACAGACTTAGAAAAAGTCGTGTCAGCAGAAGATAAAATCGACAACCAATTTACAATTATCCGACGTGGAAAGAAAAAGTACTTTTTAATTAAATGGTAA
- a CDS encoding diguanylate cyclase, with translation MKDQTLTENRIDFSMLLHVALQDDSSIEDALGTPVLLFVCNIEGQILSNKEIGLYQGLSLQQLSITLPTVIEEKKQPYYDKEDVISYISLLLAPDKKGYVGVVANKNKVTERELRLWLSGMKHSVQLTAKELLHKEDNKETQQYEHVVSLLQQANFTIEFSKLQQSINQAAQGLFGDQKWELLFYQLENDKLFVPVFSSTKQLRSTDHTYVIKKEKVEQYDFVSDKTYPNEDVFEAEHHYTSFTCIPLHHQGELYGLILLCFHDHAPPQEDIIDFIAFINDVAVLVHHAWLNEVKEIEQKRRQLLLSVTKKFHSSMDVGEILEEIIFALGEMYPNFDVTLLLSREWEVKQNLPVKQIQYGAGVSSGMVENAFLTGKIQIDDNEGVVYAPLRGKQGVYGVMEITTNASFILPYHEVDFVEMLADVGGNALENAELYQQSRNLINDLQLINQTSHQLNSNLRLTETINFMTNQILSSFLAEEVGFIMFHLNGELAVLEGSTSYYFDESSQAEMIRISEKVKREKDALFIGDMEADDQYSLGEFRSMLAVPMIQSGELKGMVLVLHRKPYHFTFENFKLLQSLIHHSTLAFTNSMLREELEKLVVTDYLTKLYSRNYLDEKVQESMNRDANGCFVLLDIDNFKRINDTFGHQVGDDIIIQVANVMKKNIREDDIAARWGGEELAVYLPNVQPDAAEQAGDRIVQAVSRETSPRVTVSCGISYWKQESEPSLNALFKLADEALYEAKTNGKNKAVIRK, from the coding sequence ATGAAGGATCAAACGTTAACTGAAAATAGAATAGATTTTTCAATGTTGCTTCATGTTGCCCTACAAGATGATTCGAGTATAGAAGATGCCTTGGGTACTCCAGTCTTACTATTTGTGTGCAATATTGAGGGGCAAATCCTATCCAATAAAGAAATAGGCTTATATCAAGGCTTAAGTCTTCAACAATTATCAATAACGTTACCGACTGTTATAGAAGAAAAAAAACAGCCTTATTATGATAAAGAAGATGTAATCTCATATATCTCACTGTTATTAGCACCTGATAAAAAAGGTTATGTTGGAGTTGTGGCAAATAAAAACAAAGTAACAGAAAGAGAACTGCGTCTTTGGTTGTCTGGTATGAAACATTCTGTTCAACTAACCGCAAAAGAATTATTACATAAAGAAGATAATAAAGAAACACAACAATATGAGCATGTAGTTTCATTACTACAACAAGCAAATTTCACAATTGAATTTTCTAAACTACAACAATCAATCAACCAAGCAGCACAAGGATTATTTGGTGATCAAAAATGGGAGCTTCTCTTTTATCAACTAGAAAATGATAAATTATTTGTCCCTGTTTTTTCATCAACGAAACAACTTCGATCAACAGACCATACGTATGTGATTAAAAAAGAGAAAGTGGAACAATACGACTTTGTTTCTGATAAAACATATCCGAATGAAGATGTGTTTGAAGCTGAACATCACTATACTTCTTTTACGTGTATTCCATTGCACCATCAAGGAGAACTATATGGCCTTATTTTGTTATGCTTTCATGACCATGCCCCACCGCAAGAAGATATAATCGATTTTATTGCTTTTATAAATGATGTAGCGGTATTAGTTCATCATGCCTGGTTGAATGAAGTAAAAGAAATAGAGCAAAAACGCCGCCAGTTGCTGTTAAGTGTGACAAAAAAATTTCATTCTTCAATGGATGTCGGTGAAATATTAGAAGAAATTATATTTGCTCTCGGAGAAATGTATCCTAATTTTGATGTCACATTATTGTTATCACGAGAGTGGGAAGTGAAGCAAAATTTACCTGTGAAACAAATCCAGTATGGTGCTGGTGTCTCTTCAGGAATGGTTGAAAATGCTTTTTTAACAGGGAAAATTCAAATTGATGATAATGAAGGTGTCGTGTATGCCCCGCTTCGAGGAAAACAAGGAGTGTATGGGGTGATGGAAATTACGACAAACGCATCGTTTATTCTTCCTTATCATGAAGTAGATTTCGTTGAAATGCTTGCAGACGTTGGTGGAAATGCGTTAGAAAATGCAGAACTTTATCAACAATCACGCAATTTAATTAATGACTTGCAATTGATTAATCAAACCTCGCATCAATTAAATTCCAATTTGCGCTTAACGGAAACAATTAATTTTATGACAAATCAAATATTATCTTCCTTTTTAGCAGAAGAAGTTGGGTTTATTATGTTTCATCTGAATGGGGAGCTTGCTGTATTAGAAGGAAGTACTTCTTATTATTTTGATGAAAGTTCGCAAGCAGAAATGATTCGAATTAGTGAGAAAGTGAAGCGCGAAAAGGATGCCTTATTTATCGGTGATATGGAGGCTGATGATCAATATTCTCTTGGTGAGTTTCGGTCAATGCTTGCTGTACCTATGATTCAAAGTGGTGAATTAAAAGGAATGGTGCTTGTTTTACATCGTAAACCTTATCATTTTACCTTTGAAAACTTTAAGTTGCTTCAGTCTTTAATCCATCATTCTACGTTGGCTTTTACGAATTCAATGTTACGTGAAGAGTTAGAGAAATTAGTTGTAACTGATTATTTAACAAAATTATACTCTAGAAATTATCTTGATGAAAAAGTTCAAGAATCGATGAACCGAGATGCAAATGGATGCTTTGTGTTATTAGATATTGATAATTTCAAACGGATTAACGACACATTCGGGCATCAAGTTGGTGATGATATTATTATCCAAGTAGCCAATGTGATGAAAAAGAATATTAGAGAAGATGATATAGCGGCTCGATGGGGTGGTGAGGAGCTCGCGGTTTATTTACCAAATGTTCAACCAGATGCGGCTGAACAGGCGGGAGATCGGATTGTACAAGCTGTTAGTCGCGAAACAAGTCCAAGAGTTACAGTCTCATGTGGAATTTCTTATTGGAAACAAGAGAGCGAACCTTCTTTAAATGCATTATTCAAGCTTGCCGATGAAGCGTTATATGAGGCAAAAACGAATGGAAAAAATAAAGCTGTGATAAGAAAATAA
- a CDS encoding cysteine desulfurase family protein — translation MIYFDNSATTKPYSEALDTYSKVSEKYFGNPSSLHRLGLEAEQILTKSREAVASLFQVDPKEIIFTSGGTEGNNLAIKGIALEHINRGKHIITSTIEHASVYETFQSLEKLGYDITYLPVHNNGLVSPEQVKAAIRQDTILVSLIHVNNETGAIQPIEAIGAVIKQYPKVFFHVDHVQGVTKVPLSIKEAGVDLLSVSGHKFHAPNGTGVLYVRKGVALSPLFTGGVQEGKLRAGTENIAGAAALAKALRLSLEKSVEGVSSLKNLKDIVVQRLTAIKGVHINHSEDNSAPHIVNFSVPGIKPEVLIQSLSEKEIYVSTKSACSSKLASPSRVLLEMGLSQEIAESGIRVSFSFENTEEEVKVFITELEKIIPELLEVMR, via the coding sequence ATGATTTACTTTGATAATAGTGCGACGACAAAACCATATAGCGAAGCACTTGACACCTATAGCAAAGTTTCCGAAAAATATTTTGGGAATCCTTCGTCCCTGCATCGGTTAGGGTTAGAAGCGGAACAAATTTTAACGAAATCAAGAGAAGCTGTAGCTTCATTGTTTCAAGTCGACCCCAAAGAAATTATTTTTACTTCTGGAGGGACGGAAGGAAATAATTTAGCTATTAAGGGCATTGCGCTTGAACATATAAATCGTGGGAAACATATTATTACTTCAACAATTGAACATGCATCTGTATATGAGACGTTTCAATCATTAGAAAAGCTTGGATATGATATTACGTATCTTCCTGTTCATAACAATGGGTTGGTATCGCCTGAGCAAGTAAAAGCGGCGATTCGGCAAGACACGATTCTTGTCTCACTCATTCATGTTAATAATGAAACAGGGGCAATCCAGCCCATTGAAGCGATTGGAGCGGTAATTAAACAATATCCAAAAGTATTTTTTCACGTTGACCATGTTCAAGGAGTAACGAAAGTACCCCTATCGATAAAAGAAGCGGGAGTGGATTTACTCTCAGTTTCTGGTCATAAATTTCATGCTCCAAATGGAACTGGCGTGTTATATGTTCGAAAAGGAGTAGCATTATCCCCTCTTTTCACTGGTGGCGTTCAAGAAGGAAAACTCCGCGCAGGAACAGAAAATATTGCCGGAGCAGCTGCATTAGCTAAAGCATTACGATTATCATTGGAAAAATCGGTAGAAGGTGTGTCTTCTCTTAAAAACCTAAAAGATATTGTTGTGCAAAGACTAACGGCGATAAAAGGTGTCCATATTAATCATAGTGAAGACAATAGTGCGCCACATATTGTGAATTTTTCTGTGCCAGGAATTAAACCCGAAGTATTGATTCAATCCTTATCAGAAAAAGAAATTTATGTATCGACAAAATCGGCTTGCTCTTCAAAATTGGCAAGTCCAAGCCGTGTTTTATTAGAAATGGGATTGAGTCAAGAAATTGCAGAGAGTGGCATACGAGTCAGCTTTTCGTTTGAAAACACAGAAGAAGAAGTTAAGGTTTTTATAACTGAATTAGAAAAAATAATTCCTGAATTATTAGAAGTGATGAGGTAG